A DNA window from Siniperca chuatsi isolate FFG_IHB_CAS linkage group LG6, ASM2008510v1, whole genome shotgun sequence contains the following coding sequences:
- the hps3 gene encoding Hermansky-Pudlak syndrome 3 protein isoform X4, producing MVHVYNCHPFSSQQIVQVEQEPGLVCCGGGALFVVATGGCKVEAYSVEKEGCPLICRFATMGTVKSIHHSKIGDYLVTTEEKNSATYLRAYTNWRYQAEEKARVGVRLLGHLLRGASMRGGVQMEIIEIPLSERPVSVACCSVTGDLLVGCENTLVLFTLRRQNQQSLQNKNQQILQSTWPNTQQSSSQSQGQTSSSNQNLSILDFERSVILHLQNIKPKQVALCGGYVAVRADLEVLVLKLDASSEPKTLEESSDTNKADQLEDQADFLVLPRHQELLGDRAKDCDIPVSIEKTGLEDREQYTLSYVLFRRFTPDFSQGCSVEETQLHSLQLYPLFTSNQSVSLEEPACVFCFFSLPTAGYLYSLKGGVELLSAYQYPEKVLEAVLTDHLLHVITKSALQSFTVRCAAVAARIEDPYIDTTMKACPPCSLEVCALRMQLFIGLRSMCVYGRHVILLSTADTETTEETERNAHRRGLSRKWTISSPRETSTAGHGWNLYVVGTVSPLTLYQEMVEYSQRYAETNPQGQSLRHLLSEAHLLLRASLLQTSEQQQNIEGDPAVSLQTDTGGPAKKQTAAQTDSQELEAALRQNCAQLGDCFSRGSQKDCHLALPYYRMSGLSVTEVIARNRPLPSSPHSYGPGFLFYLTHYLLEETEQCLSQEAADEVVDIFSQSEPSQLVSVCASPPMINISPARTLQILQHLEDTAGVSVPLTITMATMMLLLKDLPHYTQLMERHAEMLLVYGFIEEPKLLLHGGGGGQHTHIRPTALTRQMANSQPGLLVASMVALHENNKVQLEQADHIFKELGCENCLLVDFWEAMLMASSQEAVIQELLFRLASVYIDRLTNTNSDTHPNPPHTPSRRRSLKSTDDLINSCSHYGGLYPWLTVLNPAHTTSSQHQEVLHKLQSLLCGPSLSVGSIMPLMERLSEETLWGFSLHLLCDTRRGQYNSSIEKLLDRCPQAIIAYANHQLQDKNMVLWWQKLLPELCNRTRAASDNSILLAALKETLVVVAMETTPTEFLELIPDDGTASYFLPHLLTCSQRHLLT from the exons ATGGTGCATGTCTACAACTGCCATCCTTTCTCCTCACAGCAGATAGTACAG GTGGAGCAGGAGCCTGGACTGGTCTGCTGTGGAGGTGGAGCGCTGTTCGTGGTGGCTACTGGAGGATGCAAG GTGGAGGCCTACAGTGTGGAGAAGGAGGGCTGCCCTCTCATCTGTCGCTTTGCCACCATGGGCACTGTGAAGAGCATCCATCACAGCAAGATAG GAGATTACCTGGTGACCACTGAGGAAAAGAACAGCGCCACCTACCTGAGAGCCTACACCAACTGGCGCTACCAG GCGGAGGAGAAGGCCCGTGTCGGGGTGCGTTTGTTGGGCCACCTGCTGCGTGGGGCGTCTATGCGGGGCGGAGTGCAGATGGAGATCATTGAGATCCCTCTGTCAGAGCGTCCTGTTTCTGTGGCATGTTGCTCAGTAACAGGAGACCTTCTGGTCGGCTGCGAGAACACTCTGGTTCTGTTTACTTTGAGGAGACAGAACCAGCAGAGCCTG CAGAATAAGAATCAGCAGATCCTTCAGAGCACCTGGCCGAACACTCAGCAGAGCTCCAGTCAGAGTCAAG GTCAGACTTCAAGTTCAAACCAAAATCTTTCCATCCTGGATTTTGAGCGTTCAGTTATCCTGCATCTTCAAAACATCAAGCCTAAACAG GTGGCGCTGTGTGGAGGATATGTGGCAGTGCGGGCAGACCTGGAGGTGCTAGTACTGAAACTGGATGCATCCTCTGAACCTAAAACCCTGGAAGAATCATCGGACACAAATAAAG cagatCAACTAGAAGACCAGGCTGACTTTCTGGTCCTTCCGAGACACCAGGAGTTGCTCGGTGATCGAGCTAAAGACTGTGACATCCCTGTCAGCATTGAAAAGACCGGGCTGGAGGATAGAGAACAATACACACTGTCATATGTTCTCTTcag GCGTTTTACTCCAGACTTCTCACAGGGCTGCAGTGTGGAGGAGACTCAACTCCACTCCCTACAGCTCTACCCGCTGTTCACCA GTAACCAGTCAGTGTCTCTGGAGGAACCAGCATGTGTgttctgcttcttctctcttcccACCGCCGGCTACCTGTACAGTCTGAAGGGTGGTGTTGAGCTTCTCTCAGCCTATCAGTATCCAGAGAAGGTTTTGGAGGCGGTGCTAACAGACCACCTGTTGCACGTCATCACAAA GAGTGCACTGCAGTCTTTCACAGTGCGCTGTGCAGCAGTAGCAGCCAGGATTGAGGACCCCTACATCGATACCACCATGAAG gccTGTCCACCCTGCAGCCTGGAGGTGTGTGCGCTCAGGATGCAGCTGTTTATTGGTCTACGGTCAATGTGCGTCTATGGCCGCCATGTTATCTTGCTTTCCACCGCCGACACCGAGACAACAGAGGAGACCGAACGCAACGCACACCGCAGAGGCCT GAGCAGGAAGTGGACAATCTCTTCTCCCAGAGAAACCAGTACAGCAGGACACGGATGGAACCTCTATGTGGTCGGCACCGTCTCCCCCCTCACTCTTTACCAAGAGATG gtTGAATACAGCCAACGGTATGCAGAGACCAACCCGCAAGGCCAAAGCCTTCGTCACCTCCTCAGTGAAGCACACCTCCTCCTCCGCGCCTCCTTACTCCAAACATCAGAGCAGCAACAGAACATCGAGGGCGACCCTGCGGTGTCTCTGCAGACAGATACAGGCGGACCAGCTAAGAAACAGACagctgcacagacagacagtcaagAACTAGAGGCGGCACTCAGGCAGAACTGTGCACAGCTGGGAGACTGTTTcagcag GGGCAGTCAGAAGGACTGCCACCTGGCTTTGCCGTACTACAGGATGTCTGGTCTGTCAGTCACAGAGGTCATAGCCAGGAACCGCCCACTTCCCAGCAGCCCTCACTCATACGGCCCCGGCTTCCTTTTTTACCTGACGCATTACCTGTTAGAAGAAACAGAGCAGTGCCTCAGTcag GAAGCAGCTGATGAGGTCGTAGACattttcagccaatcagagccctCGCAGCTCGTCAGTGTGTGTGCCAGCCCGCCCATGATAAACATCAGTCCTGCCCGGACACTGCAAATCTTACAACATCTGGAGGACACAGCTGGCGTGTCGGTTCCACTGACAATCACGATGGCAACCATGATGCTGCTTTTGAAAGACCTGCCACACTACACACAGCTAATGGAAAGACATGCTGAG ATGCTGCTGGTGTATGGGTTCATCGAGGAGCCGAAGCTGTTGCTGCATGGTGGAGGTGgaggccaacacacacacatccgtCCCACAGCGTTGACTCGCCAGATGGCAAATTCCCAACCAGGTCTGCTGGTGGCTTCCATGGTGGCtttacatgaaaacaacaaagttCAGCTGGAACAGGCTGATCACATattcaag gagCTGGGCTGTGAGAATTGCTTACTGGTGGATTTCTGGGAGGCGATGCTCATGGCCTCCTCACAGGAAGCAGTCATCCAGGAACTTCTGTTCCGACTGGCGTCTGTCTACATCGACCgactgacaaacacaaactctgaTACACACCCcaaccctccacacacaccttcaaGACGCAGGTCACTGAAGAGCACTGACGATCTG atcaACTCGTGCTCCCATTATGGTGGTCTGTACCCATGGCTCACTGTTCTCAATCCAGCTCACACTACCAGCTCCCAACACCAGGAAGTGCTACACAAACTGCAG tctctcctgtgTGGTCCGTCCCTGTCTGTGGGCTCCATCATGCCTCTGATGGAGCGTCTGTCAGAGGAAACCTTATGGGGCTTCAGCCTGCACCTCCTCTGTGACACCAGAAGGGGGCAGTACAACAGCAGCATTGAAAAGCTGCTTGACCGATGTCCTCAGGCCATCATAGCCTACGCCAATCACCAGTTACAAGACAAAAATATG GTGTTATGGTGGCAGAAGCTGCTCCCAGAGCTTTGTAACAGGACGAGAGCTGCATCAGACAACAGCATACTATTGGCTGCTCTCAAAG AGACGCTGGttgtggttgccatggagacgACCCCCACAGAGTTCCTGGAGCTGATACCTGACGACGGCACCGCTTCGTACTTCCTGCCTCACCTGTTGACATGTAGCCAGAGACACCTGctgacctga